In Streptomyces sp. NBC_00448, the following are encoded in one genomic region:
- the kdpB gene encoding potassium-transporting ATPase subunit KdpB, whose protein sequence is MSSLTTLEPPASPGPAPQRQEQHRVSGGMLDPKQLLTSLPDACRKLDPRVMVKNPVMFVVEVGSVLTTLDAIKDPSVFAWVITVWLWLTVVFANLSEAVAEGRGKAQAETLRRTKTATVARRLASFRPGAPGAEEEVPASALRLGDHVVVEAGQTIPGDGDVVEGVASVDESAITGESAPVIRESGGDRCAVTGGTSVLSDRIVVKITSKPGETFIDRMIALVEGAARQRTPNEIALNILLASLTIVFLLAVVTLQPFAIYAGAEQSLVILVSLVVALIPTTIGALLSAIGIAGMDRLVQRNVLAMSGRAVEAAGDVTTLLLDKTGTITLGNRQAAEFLPAEGVTAEQLADAAQLSSLADETPEGRSIVVLAKERYGLRARAEGRLPRAEFVPFTAQTRMSGVDLAEDGGQRSLRKGATSAVMQWIRDNGGRPAEDVGPLVDAIAGGGGTPLVVGEVVRRDGTATAKVLGVINLKDVVKAGMRERFDELRRMGIRTVMITGDNPLTAKAIADEAGVDDFLAEATPEDKMALIKREQAGGKLVAMTGDGTNDAPALAQADVGVAMNTGTSAAKEAGNMVDLDSNPTKLIEIVEIGKQLLITRGALTTFSIANDVAKYFAIIPAMFAGVYPGLRHLNVMDLHSPTSAITSAIVFNALIIVVLIPLALRGVRYKPSSASALLSRNIWVYGLGGLVLPFVGIKLIDLVVQFIPGLN, encoded by the coding sequence ATGTCGTCCCTGACCACTCTGGAACCCCCCGCGTCACCGGGGCCGGCGCCGCAGCGCCAGGAGCAGCACCGGGTCTCCGGCGGCATGCTGGACCCCAAGCAGCTGCTCACCTCGCTGCCGGACGCGTGCCGCAAGCTCGACCCCCGGGTGATGGTGAAGAACCCGGTGATGTTCGTGGTCGAGGTCGGCTCGGTGCTGACCACCCTGGACGCGATCAAGGACCCGAGCGTCTTCGCCTGGGTGATCACCGTGTGGCTGTGGCTGACCGTGGTGTTCGCCAACCTCTCCGAGGCGGTCGCCGAAGGGCGCGGCAAGGCGCAGGCCGAGACGCTGCGCCGGACCAAGACCGCCACCGTCGCCCGCCGGCTGGCCTCCTTCCGGCCCGGCGCGCCGGGAGCGGAGGAGGAGGTGCCCGCCTCCGCGCTGCGGCTGGGCGACCACGTGGTGGTCGAGGCCGGGCAGACCATCCCCGGTGACGGCGACGTCGTGGAGGGCGTCGCGTCCGTCGACGAGTCCGCGATCACCGGCGAGTCCGCGCCGGTGATCCGCGAGTCCGGCGGCGACCGCTGCGCGGTGACCGGCGGCACCTCGGTGCTCTCCGACCGGATCGTCGTGAAGATCACCTCCAAGCCCGGTGAGACCTTCATCGACCGGATGATCGCGCTGGTGGAGGGCGCGGCCCGGCAGCGTACGCCGAACGAGATCGCGCTCAACATCCTGCTGGCGTCGCTGACCATCGTCTTCCTGCTCGCCGTGGTGACGCTCCAGCCGTTCGCGATCTACGCGGGCGCCGAGCAGTCGCTGGTGATCCTGGTGTCGCTGGTGGTGGCGCTGATCCCGACCACGATCGGGGCGCTGCTGTCGGCGATCGGCATCGCCGGCATGGACCGGCTGGTGCAGCGCAACGTGCTGGCGATGTCCGGGCGCGCGGTCGAGGCCGCGGGTGACGTGACCACGCTGCTGCTGGACAAGACCGGCACCATCACCCTCGGCAACCGGCAGGCCGCGGAGTTCCTCCCGGCCGAGGGTGTCACCGCCGAGCAGCTCGCCGACGCGGCCCAGCTGTCCTCGCTGGCCGACGAGACGCCCGAGGGCCGCTCGATCGTGGTGCTCGCCAAGGAGCGCTACGGGCTGCGGGCCCGCGCCGAAGGACGGCTGCCGCGGGCGGAGTTCGTGCCGTTCACCGCGCAGACCAGGATGAGCGGGGTGGACCTCGCCGAGGACGGCGGGCAGCGCAGCCTGCGCAAGGGCGCCACGAGCGCGGTGATGCAGTGGATACGGGACAACGGCGGCCGCCCAGCCGAGGACGTCGGCCCGCTGGTCGACGCGATCGCGGGCGGCGGCGGCACCCCGCTGGTCGTCGGCGAGGTCGTCCGCCGGGACGGGACGGCCACCGCCAAGGTGCTCGGCGTGATCAACCTCAAGGACGTCGTCAAGGCCGGCATGCGCGAACGCTTCGACGAGCTGCGCCGGATGGGCATCCGCACCGTGATGATCACCGGCGACAACCCGCTCACCGCCAAGGCCATCGCCGACGAGGCCGGCGTCGACGACTTCCTCGCCGAGGCCACCCCCGAAGACAAGATGGCGCTCATCAAACGGGAGCAGGCCGGCGGCAAACTCGTCGCGATGACCGGCGACGGCACCAACGACGCGCCCGCCCTCGCCCAGGCCGACGTCGGCGTCGCCATGAACACCGGCACCTCGGCCGCCAAGGAGGCCGGGAACATGGTGGACCTGGACTCCAACCCCACCAAGCTCATCGAGATCGTCGAGATCGGCAAGCAACTGCTCATCACCCGGGGCGCGTTGACGACCTTCTCGATCGCCAACGACGTCGCGAAGTACTTCGCGATCATCCCGGCGATGTTCGCCGGGGTCTACCCGGGCCTGCGCCACCTCAACGTGATGGACCTGCACAGCCCGACCTCGGCGATCACCTCCGCGATCGTGTTCAACGCGCTGATCATCGTGGTGCTGATCCCGCTGGCGCTGCGCGGGGTGCGCTACAAGCCGTCGTCGGCCTCGGCGCTGCTCAGCCGCAACATCTGGGTGTACGGCCTGGGCGGCCTGGTCCTGCCGTTCGTCGGCATCAAACTCATCGACCTCGTCGTGCAGTTCATCCCCGGACTGAACTGA
- the kdpA gene encoding potassium-transporting ATPase subunit KdpA: MNDTLAGWLQILALLAVLALSYRPLGDYMAHVLTSARHLRVERLIYRVGGVDGDADQRWPVYLRSVLAFSAVSVLFLYGLQRLQNHLLLAIGMKAVTPGVAFNTAASFVTNTNWQSYSGETTMGHLVQMAGLAVQNFVSAAVGIAVVAALIRGFTRKRTDRVGNFWVDLTRIVLRVLLPIAFVFAIVLVAAGAVQNFHGVQSISTLVGDHQSLTGGPVASQEVIKELGTNGGGFYNANSAHPFENPNAFTNLVEIYLLLVIAVSLPRTFGKMVGDKRQGYAILAVMALIWAASVAVITVNELHSVHSAAGHAAGGMMEGKEQRIGVWGSALFATSTTLTSTGAVDSFHDSYSPLGGGMTIFNMMLGEIAPGGTGSGLYGILVLAIIAVFVAGLMVGRTPEYLGKKLGGREMKFASLYILTTPAVVLVGAGLAMALPGERAGMLNSGAHGFSEVLYAFTSAANNNGSAFAGLSVNTNWYNTALGLAMLVGRFLPMVFVLALAGSLGKQQPVPATAGTLPTHRPQFVGLLTAVIVIVVGLTYFPALALGPLAEGLH; encoded by the coding sequence GTGAACGACACCCTCGCGGGCTGGCTGCAGATCCTCGCGCTGCTCGCCGTACTCGCCCTGTCCTACCGGCCGTTGGGCGACTACATGGCCCATGTGCTGACCTCCGCCCGGCATCTGCGGGTGGAGCGGCTGATCTACCGCGTCGGCGGGGTCGACGGCGACGCCGACCAGCGCTGGCCGGTCTACCTGCGCAGCGTGCTGGCGTTCTCCGCGGTCTCCGTGCTGTTCCTGTACGGGCTGCAACGGCTCCAGAACCACCTGCTGCTGGCGATCGGCATGAAGGCGGTGACGCCGGGCGTGGCCTTCAACACCGCGGCGTCGTTCGTCACCAACACCAACTGGCAGTCGTACTCGGGCGAGACCACGATGGGCCACCTGGTGCAGATGGCCGGGCTCGCGGTGCAGAACTTCGTGTCGGCCGCGGTGGGCATCGCGGTCGTCGCGGCCCTGATCCGCGGCTTCACCCGCAAGCGCACCGACCGGGTCGGCAACTTCTGGGTGGACCTGACCCGGATCGTGCTGCGGGTGCTGCTGCCGATCGCGTTCGTCTTCGCGATCGTGCTGGTCGCGGCCGGCGCGGTGCAGAACTTCCACGGCGTGCAGTCGATCTCCACACTCGTCGGCGACCACCAGAGCCTCACCGGCGGACCGGTCGCCTCGCAGGAGGTGATCAAGGAACTCGGCACCAACGGCGGCGGCTTCTACAACGCCAACTCCGCCCACCCGTTCGAGAACCCCAACGCGTTCACCAACCTGGTGGAGATCTACCTGCTGCTGGTGATCGCGGTCAGCCTGCCGCGCACCTTCGGCAAGATGGTCGGCGACAAGCGCCAGGGCTACGCGATCCTCGCCGTGATGGCGCTGATCTGGGCCGCGTCGGTGGCCGTGATCACCGTCAACGAGCTGCACAGCGTGCACAGCGCGGCGGGCCACGCGGCCGGCGGGATGATGGAGGGCAAGGAGCAGCGGATCGGCGTGTGGGGGTCGGCGCTGTTCGCCACGTCCACCACGCTGACCTCGACCGGCGCGGTCGACTCCTTCCACGACTCGTACTCGCCGCTCGGCGGCGGCATGACGATCTTCAACATGATGCTGGGCGAGATCGCGCCCGGCGGCACCGGCTCCGGCCTGTACGGCATCCTCGTCCTGGCGATCATCGCGGTCTTCGTGGCCGGGCTGATGGTCGGCCGCACCCCGGAGTACCTGGGCAAGAAGCTCGGCGGCCGGGAGATGAAGTTCGCGTCGCTGTACATCCTCACCACCCCCGCGGTGGTGCTGGTCGGCGCGGGGCTGGCGATGGCGCTGCCCGGTGAGCGGGCCGGGATGCTCAACTCCGGTGCGCACGGCTTCTCCGAGGTGCTGTACGCCTTCACCTCCGCCGCCAACAACAACGGCTCGGCGTTCGCCGGTCTGTCGGTCAACACCAACTGGTACAACACCGCGCTCGGCCTGGCGATGCTCGTCGGCCGGTTCCTGCCGATGGTGTTCGTGCTCGCGCTGGCCGGCTCGCTCGGCAAGCAGCAGCCGGTGCCCGCGACCGCGGGCACGCTGCCCACCCACCGGCCGCAGTTCGTCGGCCTGCTCACCGCGGTGATCGTCATCGTGGTCGGGCTCACCTACTTCCCGGCGCTCGCGCTGGGACCGCTCGCGGAAGGTCTGCACTGA
- the kdpF gene encoding K(+)-transporting ATPase subunit F, with amino-acid sequence MSAENIVGLVVAVALVGYLVLALIHPEKF; translated from the coding sequence GTGAGCGCGGAGAACATCGTCGGACTCGTCGTCGCCGTGGCCCTGGTCGGTTACCTGGTGCTGGCCCTGATCCACCCGGAGAAGTTCTAG
- a CDS encoding sensor histidine kinase gives MIPEHDPAGPSARRPAPTHAQAQNPEQDPEQVQPRVPAPFSQSSGSRSSGSHAASSHPSGSHAASSPPTGSPPTGDAWEPAGWTGRRGLLKVFLGAAPGVGKTYRMLDEGHRRAERGTDVVVALVECHQRPHTLALVEGLEVVPRLEREYRGTVVGEMDLAAVLARRPEVALVDELPHSNPPGMRNAKRWQDVETLLAAGIDVVTTVNIQHLESVNDVVEKITEVPQRETVPDEMVRRAHQIELVDMPAEALRRRMAHGNVYGAEKVDAALANYFRIGNLTALRELALLWVAGRVDEALHHYRSEHGIGRVWETKERVVVALTGGPEGETLIRRAARIADRSAGGAPPGIDGGRDLLAVHVARSDGLAVGASPAALARQRQLVESLGGSYHSVVGDDVPVALLEFARGVGATQLVLGTSSRRRWERLLTGRGIGETTVGSSADIDVHMVTHERAGHGRLLPSRRRTLTTWRLVAGPVSGLVLPLALTAVLAGNRGSLNLTSEALLFLLAVVGVACFGGVVSAVVASVTASLLLNYYFIPPVGQFTIAEPNNILALAVFVVVAGTVAAVVDRSLRLSRRAARATAEAETLSSLAGSIVRGGDALPALLERARETFGMDSAELVPAEPSGTAPAQASGTGPAGSGDTAVGGGTAGSGGPQGPRGTATGTTPPTPATAATPASGISAATGTGPCDGSAGAAVRVPAGDGMVLLLRGRPLSASDQRVLAAFAAHVSGAAERARLAEAAAEVEPVKAADRMRTALLAAVSHDLRTPLAVGWAAVSSLRSQDVEFSAEDREELLATAEESLARLSRLVDNLLDMSRLQAGALRLRLRATALEEVLPAALESLPADAPGIDTRGLERAPAVLADPPLLERVIANLLANAVRHAPARRPVVLTASALGGRVELRVIDRGPGMPARDRERAFEPFQRMGDRDNGTGLGLGLALARGLAEAMHGSLTPEDTPGGGLTMVLSLPAAGPAPEPVPYPDPDPERP, from the coding sequence ATGATCCCGGAACACGACCCGGCCGGGCCCTCGGCCCGCCGCCCGGCGCCCACGCACGCCCAGGCCCAGAACCCGGAACAGGACCCGGAACAGGTCCAGCCGCGAGTGCCCGCGCCCTTCTCGCAATCCTCGGGCTCCCGCTCCTCGGGCTCCCACGCCGCGAGCTCCCACCCCTCGGGCTCCCACGCCGCGAGCTCCCCGCCGACGGGCTCCCCGCCCACGGGCGACGCGTGGGAACCCGCCGGGTGGACGGGCCGGCGCGGGCTGCTCAAGGTGTTCCTGGGCGCGGCCCCCGGCGTCGGCAAGACCTACCGGATGCTGGACGAGGGCCACCGCAGGGCGGAGCGCGGCACGGACGTGGTGGTGGCGCTGGTGGAGTGCCACCAGCGGCCGCACACGCTGGCGCTGGTGGAGGGCCTGGAAGTGGTGCCCCGGCTGGAGCGGGAGTACCGCGGCACCGTGGTCGGCGAGATGGACCTGGCGGCGGTGCTGGCCCGCCGCCCCGAGGTCGCGCTGGTGGACGAGCTGCCGCACTCCAACCCGCCCGGCATGCGCAACGCCAAGCGCTGGCAGGACGTCGAGACGCTGCTCGCGGCGGGCATCGACGTGGTCACCACCGTCAACATCCAGCACCTGGAGTCGGTCAACGACGTGGTCGAGAAGATCACGGAGGTGCCGCAGCGCGAGACGGTGCCCGACGAGATGGTGCGCCGCGCCCACCAGATCGAGCTGGTGGACATGCCGGCGGAGGCGCTGCGCCGCCGGATGGCGCACGGCAACGTCTACGGCGCGGAGAAGGTCGACGCGGCCCTCGCCAACTACTTCCGGATCGGGAACCTGACCGCGCTGCGGGAGCTGGCGCTGCTGTGGGTGGCGGGGCGGGTGGACGAGGCGCTGCACCACTACCGCAGCGAGCACGGCATAGGGCGGGTGTGGGAGACCAAGGAACGCGTGGTGGTGGCGCTGACCGGCGGCCCGGAGGGCGAGACGCTGATCCGCCGGGCGGCGCGGATCGCCGACCGGTCGGCGGGCGGCGCCCCGCCGGGCATCGACGGGGGCCGGGACCTGCTGGCGGTGCACGTGGCGCGCAGCGACGGGCTGGCGGTGGGCGCCTCGCCGGCCGCGCTGGCCCGGCAGCGGCAGCTCGTGGAGAGCCTGGGCGGCAGCTACCACTCGGTGGTCGGCGACGACGTGCCGGTGGCGCTGCTGGAGTTCGCCCGCGGGGTGGGGGCGACCCAGCTGGTGCTGGGCACCAGCAGCCGGCGGCGGTGGGAGCGGCTGCTGACCGGGCGGGGCATCGGCGAGACCACGGTGGGCAGTTCGGCGGACATCGACGTGCACATGGTCACCCATGAGCGGGCCGGGCACGGCCGGCTGCTGCCCTCGCGGCGCCGCACCCTGACCACCTGGCGGCTGGTGGCGGGGCCGGTGAGCGGGCTGGTGCTGCCGCTGGCGCTCACCGCGGTCCTCGCGGGCAACCGCGGCAGCCTCAATCTGACCAGCGAGGCGCTGCTGTTCCTGCTGGCGGTGGTCGGGGTGGCGTGCTTCGGCGGGGTGGTCTCGGCGGTGGTGGCGTCGGTGACCGCGTCGCTGCTGCTGAACTACTACTTCATCCCGCCGGTGGGGCAGTTCACCATCGCCGAGCCCAACAACATCCTGGCGCTCGCGGTGTTCGTGGTGGTCGCGGGCACGGTCGCGGCCGTCGTGGACCGCTCGCTGCGGCTGTCGCGCCGGGCGGCCCGGGCCACCGCCGAGGCCGAGACGCTGTCGTCCCTGGCGGGCAGCATCGTCCGCGGCGGCGACGCGCTGCCCGCGCTGCTGGAACGGGCCCGCGAGACGTTCGGGATGGACAGCGCCGAACTGGTCCCGGCGGAGCCGAGCGGTACGGCCCCGGCGCAGGCGAGCGGTACGGGCCCGGCGGGCAGCGGCGATACGGCCGTCGGCGGCGGTACGGCGGGCAGCGGCGGTCCGCAGGGCCCCCGCGGCACAGCCACCGGCACCACGCCCCCCACCCCCGCCACCGCGGCCACCCCCGCCTCCGGCATCAGCGCCGCCACCGGCACCGGCCCGTGCGACGGCAGCGCGGGCGCCGCCGTCCGGGTGCCCGCGGGCGACGGCATGGTGCTGCTGCTGCGCGGCCGGCCGCTCTCCGCCTCCGACCAGCGCGTGCTGGCCGCCTTCGCCGCCCACGTGTCCGGGGCGGCCGAGCGGGCCAGGCTCGCCGAGGCCGCCGCCGAGGTGGAGCCGGTGAAGGCCGCGGACCGGATGCGTACGGCGCTGCTCGCCGCGGTCAGCCACGACCTGCGCACCCCGCTGGCGGTCGGCTGGGCCGCGGTCAGCTCGCTGCGCAGCCAGGACGTGGAGTTCTCGGCCGAGGACCGCGAGGAGCTGCTCGCCACCGCCGAGGAGTCGCTGGCCCGGCTGAGCCGGCTGGTGGACAACCTGCTGGACATGAGCCGGCTCCAGGCGGGCGCCCTGCGGCTGCGGCTGCGGGCCACCGCGCTGGAGGAGGTGCTGCCGGCCGCGCTGGAGTCGCTGCCCGCCGACGCCCCGGGCATCGACACCCGCGGCCTGGAGCGGGCCCCGGCCGTCCTGGCCGATCCACCGCTGCTGGAGCGCGTGATCGCCAACCTGCTGGCCAACGCGGTACGGCACGCGCCGGCCCGGCGGCCGGTCGTGCTGACCGCGAGCGCGCTGGGCGGCCGGGTGGAGCTGCGGGTGATCGACCGCGGCCCGGGGATGCCCGCGCGGGACCGTGAGCGGGCCTTCGAGCCGTTCCAGCGGATGGGCGACCGCGACAACGGCACCGGGCTCGGCCTGGGCCTGGCGCTGGCCCGCGGCCTGGCCGAGGCGATGCACGGCTCCCTCACCCCCGAGGACACCCCCGGCGGCGGCCTGACGATGGTGCTGTCGCTGCCCGCCGCGGGTCCCGCGCCGGAGCCGGTCCCCTACCCGGACCCCGACCCGGAGCGGCCGTAG
- a CDS encoding metallophosphoesterase family protein, with amino-acid sequence MPASSRDSSAGAGWQDQEPGRYRELMPPRVVELSWLNPATLWRARNGPLASIFGDPTGTDRQRWVGAQTERGAAEGDLVITRDDPDTFSFMLLGDTGEGDGPQYAVVPGLLKEGAGTRYAVVCSDVIYPVGTGNDYPTKFFRPYRDYDAPIYAIPGNHDWYDGLTGFMRVFCRAPALPPAARARPLSAAWWRGLLWARPDTPDDALLDQARQLRSAPVQAASQPGPYWAMDSGPIRIIGIDTGLLGDIDREQGEWLRRVARGPRPKILVTGSPIYVDGAHHPCAIAGGGTVDDVVRDPAHHFVAAIGGDIHNYQHYPVDVGGRRIEYVVSGGGGAFMHATHTIPRVSVGGVGEDDFRCYPMRGDSLAFYSRLYGRRLRLRRLFDLTPDQASAVVAHRLGTTPVRASDRTVTLRARFVASVLGVASHPHRRSRFRLRLPVRRTLTQVLSPGSATYSPPFFKNFLRLDVTPESIRIRCYAATGLRAHELDPPVEDDFTIPLPPATPAA; translated from the coding sequence ATGCCCGCCTCCTCGCGTGACTCGTCGGCCGGTGCCGGCTGGCAGGACCAGGAACCCGGCCGCTACCGGGAGTTGATGCCGCCCCGGGTGGTCGAACTCTCCTGGCTGAACCCGGCCACCCTGTGGCGGGCCCGCAACGGCCCGCTCGCCTCGATCTTCGGCGACCCGACCGGGACCGACCGGCAGCGCTGGGTCGGCGCCCAGACCGAACGCGGCGCCGCCGAGGGCGACCTGGTGATCACCCGGGACGACCCCGACACGTTCTCCTTCATGCTGCTCGGCGACACCGGCGAGGGCGACGGCCCGCAGTACGCGGTGGTCCCCGGCCTGCTCAAGGAAGGCGCCGGCACCCGCTACGCGGTGGTGTGCAGCGACGTCATCTACCCGGTCGGCACCGGCAACGACTACCCGACGAAGTTCTTCCGCCCCTACCGCGACTACGACGCGCCGATCTACGCGATACCCGGCAACCACGACTGGTACGACGGCCTCACCGGCTTCATGCGGGTGTTCTGCCGCGCCCCGGCCCTGCCGCCCGCCGCCCGGGCCCGCCCGCTGTCGGCCGCGTGGTGGCGGGGCCTGCTGTGGGCCCGGCCCGACACCCCCGACGACGCGCTGCTGGACCAGGCCCGGCAGCTGCGCTCCGCCCCCGTGCAGGCCGCGTCCCAGCCGGGCCCGTACTGGGCGATGGACAGCGGGCCGATACGGATCATCGGCATCGACACCGGGCTGCTCGGCGACATCGACCGGGAACAGGGCGAGTGGCTGCGCCGGGTCGCGCGCGGACCGCGGCCGAAGATCCTGGTCACCGGCTCGCCGATCTACGTCGACGGCGCACACCACCCGTGCGCGATAGCCGGCGGCGGCACCGTGGACGACGTCGTCCGCGACCCCGCGCACCACTTCGTCGCCGCGATCGGCGGCGACATCCACAACTACCAGCACTACCCGGTGGACGTCGGTGGCCGCCGGATCGAGTACGTCGTCTCCGGTGGCGGCGGGGCGTTCATGCACGCCACCCACACGATCCCGCGGGTCTCGGTCGGCGGCGTGGGTGAGGACGACTTCCGCTGCTACCCGATGCGCGGCGACTCGCTCGCCTTCTACAGCCGGCTCTACGGGCGCAGGCTGCGGCTGCGGCGGCTCTTCGACCTCACCCCCGACCAGGCGTCCGCGGTCGTCGCGCACCGGCTGGGCACCACCCCGGTTCGCGCCTCCGACCGCACGGTGACGCTCAGGGCCCGCTTCGTCGCGTCCGTGCTGGGTGTCGCGTCCCACCCGCACCGCCGATCCCGGTTCCGGCTCCGGCTGCCCGTCCGCCGCACGCTCACCCAGGTGCTCTCCCCGGGCTCGGCGACCTACAGCCCGCCGTTCTTCAAGAACTTCCTCCGCCTGGACGTCACCCCCGAGTCGATCCGGATACGGTGCTACGCCGCCACCGGGCTGCGCGCCCACGAACTCGACCCGCCGGTCGAGGACGACTTCACGATCCCGCTGCCGCCCGCGACGCCGGCGGCGTAG
- a CDS encoding GPP34 family phosphoprotein encodes MTTARDLLTVTMDMPSSRTVERGDLSLGLAGAELVDLLRAGAATLDRGRIVPGARLPHEDRLLGEAAVAMSRTLPFETLDDWLWRRGRGLPAVYLAAFTDEGRLTRQRRRRWWAFGGSRMVLLDTDDRRRAGHRWAADEPVLVALATTIGVTGHRPDPSPPPPDPSAGLPAPDPADPVDLPPDLAAQVADPSVAAVLSAVVHAVAELSDERRRRANRLKDAHTTTLRRGY; translated from the coding sequence ATGACCACAGCGCGTGATCTTCTGACCGTCACGATGGACATGCCGTCCAGCCGGACCGTGGAGCGCGGCGATCTGTCGCTCGGGCTCGCCGGTGCGGAGCTGGTCGACCTGCTGCGGGCGGGCGCGGCCACCCTGGACCGCGGCCGGATCGTGCCGGGGGCGCGGCTGCCGCACGAGGACCGGCTGCTGGGCGAGGCCGCCGTCGCGATGTCCCGCACGCTGCCGTTCGAGACCCTCGACGACTGGCTGTGGCGCCGCGGCCGCGGGCTGCCCGCCGTGTATCTGGCCGCCTTCACCGACGAGGGCCGGCTCACCCGGCAGCGCCGGCGGCGCTGGTGGGCGTTCGGCGGCAGCCGGATGGTGCTGCTGGACACCGACGACCGCCGCCGGGCCGGCCACCGCTGGGCGGCCGACGAGCCGGTGCTGGTCGCCCTCGCCACGACCATCGGCGTCACCGGGCACCGGCCCGACCCGTCGCCCCCGCCGCCGGACCCGTCGGCGGGCCTTCCCGCGCCCGACCCCGCCGACCCCGTCGACCTCCCGCCCGACCTCGCCGCACAGGTCGCCGACCCCTCCGTCGCGGCCGTGCTCTCCGCCGTCGTCCACGCCGTCGCCGAACTCTCCGACGAGCGCCGCCGCCGCGCCAACCGGCTCAAGGACGCCCACACGACGACGCTGCGCCGCGGCTACTGA
- a CDS encoding cytochrome P450: MVTLAELAEDPHPHLAELRERAPVVWLPALGGWMVTGRALAVEVMRDAAAFTVDDPRFTTARVVGPSMLSLDGPEHARHRDPFVAPFRPRAVHAAFGETVRREADRLLDGLAPRGAAELRRDFAGPLAAVVMAEVLGLTDVPVPAILGWYDQIVRAVDRLTHGEDAGAEGPAAYQALRAAVAGTLDAGSADSLLVAAAADGRLDLPELASNAAVLLFGGIETTEAMIANALLHILGEPDLVAQLLADPDLLDNAVEESLRLEPGAAVVDRYATRDTDLAGIRVRAGDLVTVSLAGANRDPAVFPDPDRFDVHRPNARLQLAFAHGPHFCVGAHLARLEARVALRACFERLPHLRLDASRPSAPRGLVFRKPPTLAARWNS, encoded by the coding sequence GTGGTCACCCTTGCCGAACTCGCCGAAGACCCGCACCCGCACCTCGCGGAACTGCGCGAACGCGCACCCGTGGTGTGGCTGCCCGCGCTCGGCGGATGGATGGTGACGGGCCGGGCACTGGCCGTGGAGGTCATGCGGGACGCCGCCGCGTTCACCGTGGACGACCCGAGGTTCACCACGGCGCGGGTGGTCGGCCCGAGCATGCTCTCGCTGGACGGACCCGAACACGCCCGCCACCGGGACCCGTTCGTGGCCCCGTTCCGGCCGCGCGCGGTGCACGCCGCGTTCGGCGAGACCGTACGGCGCGAGGCCGACCGGCTGCTCGACGGCCTGGCGCCGCGCGGCGCCGCGGAGTTGCGCCGGGACTTCGCCGGGCCGCTCGCGGCGGTGGTGATGGCCGAGGTGCTGGGGCTGACCGACGTCCCCGTCCCGGCCATCCTGGGCTGGTACGACCAGATCGTGCGGGCCGTCGACCGGCTCACCCACGGCGAGGACGCGGGAGCCGAGGGTCCGGCCGCGTACCAGGCGCTGCGCGCGGCGGTCGCCGGCACCCTCGACGCGGGCTCCGCGGACTCCCTGCTGGTGGCCGCCGCTGCCGACGGCCGGCTCGACCTGCCCGAACTGGCCTCCAACGCGGCCGTGTTGCTCTTCGGCGGCATCGAGACCACCGAGGCGATGATCGCCAACGCGCTGCTGCACATCCTCGGCGAGCCCGACCTGGTGGCCCAACTCCTCGCCGATCCCGACCTGTTGGACAACGCCGTCGAGGAGTCCCTGCGGCTGGAGCCGGGCGCCGCCGTCGTGGACCGCTACGCCACCCGCGACACGGACCTGGCGGGCATACGGGTCCGCGCCGGCGACCTGGTCACCGTCTCGCTGGCCGGCGCCAACCGCGACCCCGCGGTCTTCCCCGACCCGGACCGCTTCGACGTCCACCGCCCCAACGCCCGGCTCCAGTTGGCGTTCGCGCACGGCCCGCACTTCTGCGTCGGCGCGCACCTGGCCCGGCTCGAAGCCCGCGTCGCCCTGCGGGCCTGCTTCGAACGGCTTCCCCACCTGCGGCTCGACGCGAGCCGCCCGAGTGCCCCGCGCGGCCTCGTCTTCCGCAAGCCCCCCACCCTCGCGGCCCGCTGGAACTCCTGA